A part of Neovison vison isolate M4711 chromosome 8, ASM_NN_V1, whole genome shotgun sequence genomic DNA contains:
- the UBOX5 gene encoding RING finger protein 37 isoform X2, with translation MVINLCLPQFRPRIYCNKISADGYEVENLISEDLTKRSRGFRTEYFIKPPVYVTVSFPFSVEICRINIDLTVGGGQNVTGLEMYTSASSGRASWNAPECRTPGLAEPSIPDKEAFTLVGKVLLKNQSQVVFSHRGFKARPPFGPMEATLPSPAVVTQELWNKGGLSLSHVAHLKICITHVTGSGIPCIRRLEVWGQPAKTCSQEVIDSVMLLASESLPQDLALQAPALPMESDCDPGGLSEGQQAPSSLQELAEVIRDVPEEFLDPITLEIMPCPMLLPSGKVIDQSTLEKCNRSEAVWGRVPSDPFTGVAFTPHSQPLPHPSLKARIDHFLLQHSIPGCHLLGRAQTALVVTPSSIALPSRKRRMEQAERAPDGSLGINASCFSTTSLLVSPTTSEHTAKKMKAASELGLTHMDCSTGPVSHEQKLSQSLEVALTSTLGSMPSFTARLTRGQLQHLGTRESSTSWRPGSCSAWEHPRPRVRLLQKSVFSLLQKGASVPASLWPPPMPAVPG, from the exons ATGGTCATCAATCTTTGCCTCCCACAGTTCAGACCAAGAATTTATTGCAACAAG ATATCAGCTGATGGTTACGAAGTAGAAAATCTCATCTCTGAAGACCTCACAAAGAGAAGTCGTGGTTTTAGGACAGAATATTTCATTAAGCCACCAGTCTATGTGACAGTTTCCTTTCCCTTCAGTGTGGAAATCTGTAGGATTAACATAGACCTCACAGTGGGGGGAGGCCAGAATGTCACAGGCCTGGAAATGTACACATCTGCCTCGTCCGGCAGAGCATCCTGGAATGCCCCCGAGTGCCGGACCCCGGGCCTGGCCGAGCCATCCATCCCGGACAAGGAGGCATTCACCTTGGTAGGCAAAGTCTTACTGAAAAACCAGAGCCAAGTGGTGTTTAGCCACAGGGGCTTCAAGGCCAGGCCACCTTTTGGCCCAATGGAAGCCACACTCCCCTCTCCCGCTGTCGTGACACAGGAGCTCTGGAATAAAGGGGGCCTTTCTCTTAGCCACGTGGCCCATCTCAAGATCTGTATCACCCACGTGACAGGCAGCGGTATCCCTTGCATCAGACGGTTAGAAGTGTGGGGCCAGCCGGCTAAAACCTGCTCTCAGGAGGTGATAGACAGCGTCATGCTGCTGGCCTCTGAGAGTCTCCCTCAGGACCTGGCTCTGCAGGCCCCAGCCTTGCCCATGGAGAGTGACTGTGATCCTGGAGGCCTGTCTGAGGGCCAGCAGGCCCCCTCTAGCCTGCAGGAGCTCGCTGAGGTGATCCGGGATGTGCCCGAGGAGTTCCTGGATCCCATCACCCTGGAGATCATGCCTTGCCCCATGCTGCTGCCCTCAGGCAAGGTCATTGACCAGAGCACGCTGGAGAAGTGTAACCGCAGCGAAGCCGTGTGGGGCCGCGTGCCCAGTGACCCTTTCACAGGGGTAGCCTTTACCCCACATTCTCAGCCCCTGCCTCACCCCTCCCTGAAGGCCCGGATCGACCATTTTCTGCTCCAGCACTCCATCCCTGGCTGCCATCTGCTCGGGAGAGCACAGACTGCATTGGTGGTGACACCGTCTTCCATTGCTCTGCCCTCTCGGAAGAGGAGGATGGAGCAGGCCGAACGCGCCCCAGACGGGAGCCTCGGTATCAACGCTTCCTGTTTTTCTACCACAAGCCTTCTGGTCTCACCCACTACCTCAGAGCACACTGCTAAGAAAATGAAAGCTGCCAGTGAGCTGGGCCTGACACACATGGACTGCTCCACAG GTCCAGTGTCCCATGAGCAGAAGTTGTCACAAAGCTTGGAAGTTGCCTTGACGTCGACCCTTGGCTCCATGCCCTCCTTCACGGCTCGGCTGACCAGGGGGCAGCTCCAGCACCTGGGCACAAGAGAAAGCAGCACCTCCTGGAGGCCAGGCTCCTGCTCGG
- the FASTKD5 gene encoding FAST kinase domain-containing protein 5, mitochondrial: MALAICRRFPGSFCGTPPRPALIQHHVKKLPGQTCEDCVLTARTICTDPRTAATLKLLKPLGYRAFCSPFACSATQSVTYWNVGSSARQRGQEAPEHSSLCEPAKKAGNIPSASSSWRLLTTSSALPGSESSGVSASQVSTLKPGSPGSTGIVEDNVEVFDSFEDPRGFLQLRPEYQLHSYNRSETCQPLSVSEGELILHKITVYQDNLQPQVIADYLCKLSSLPAERHPAVLSSPSFASLCQLSVKNIQLFDVPDLIKILKAFVSLGIPCSHSVLDVYEIRFCRKVWEMSLDQLLLVADLWRHLGRKVPRFLKIFFSYLNLHWKDLSLSQLIHLIYIIGESRQVPQDLMQKLESLILKYIDSINLEEIGTICLGFFKSSSGLSEYVMRKLGDLACADMQHLSNYALVNILKMFRFTHVDHVNFMKQFGQIAPQRIPFLGVQGVMHLTLAFSALRILDEGLMNAVAASLPPRVAFCRSKDIAKILWSFGTLNYKPPNTEEFYSSLISEIHRKMPEFSRYPEHLLTCLLGLAFSEYFPLELINFALSPEFIRLAQERTKFELTKELYTLDGTVGVECLDYRGNRLTAHLQQEGSEILWNLARRDMCSKPEFQEALFLLENLLGGPQYVKHHMILPHTRSSDLEVQLDVNMKPLPFNEEAVPLEDKAKLRLKHVGVSLTDDLMTQLLKGKSRVHFQRETESKTEQQAEILAKAAIHLGSSPGSVAGRLGAREMAGPHPPACLQAPQVKLAIQLTNKNQYCYGSRDLLGLHNMKRRQLKRLGYRVVELFHWEWLPLLKRTRLEKLMFLHEKVFSSAL; this comes from the coding sequence ATGGCTCTTGCGATATGCCGAAGATTTCCAGGCAGTTTCTGTGGAACGCCTCCGCGTCCAGCTCTAATCCAGCACCATGTAAAGAAATTGCCTGGACAAACCTGTGAGGACTGTGTTCTGACTGCCAGAACGATCTGTACTGACCCCAGAACGGCAGCCACCCTCAAGTTATTAAAACCTTTAGGATATCGAGCGTTTTGCAGTCCTTTTGCCTGCAGTGCCACCCAGAGTGTGACATACTGGAATGTGGGAAGCAGCGCCCGGCAGAGGGGACAGGAGGCTCCAGAACACAGCAGCCTCTGTGAGCCTGCCAAAAAAGCTGGGAACATTCCTAGCGCTTCCTCTTCTTGGAGGCTCCTGACAACCAGCAGTGCCCTTCCAGGTTCGGAATCCAGCGGGGTCTCTGCCTCACAGGTCAGCACGTTGAAGCCGGGCTCCCCTGGGTCCACAGGCATTGTTGAAGACAATGTAGAAGTGTTTGATTCCTTTGAAGACCCCCGAGGTTTCCTACAGCTAAGACCAGAGTACCAGCTCCACAGCTATAACAGATCGGAGACTTGTCAGCCCCTTTCCGTTTCAGAAGGTGAATTAATTCTGCACAAAATCACAGTTTATCAAGATAATCTCCAGCCTCAAGTCATTGCTGATTATCTGTGTAAGCTGAGCTCTTTGCCTGCAGAGCGGCACCCTGCTGTCCTGTCCAGTCCCAGCTTTGCTTCACTCTGCCAGCTGAGTGTGAAAAACATACAGCTCTTTGATGTCCCAGATCTGATCAAGATTTTGAAAGCCTTTGTCAGTTTAGGAATCCCTTGCTCCCATTCAGTGCTGGATGTGTATGAAATCAGATTTTGCAGGAAGGTGTGGGAGATGAGTCTAGATCAGCTTCTCTTGGTGGCTGACCTCTGGCGGCACTTGGGCCGCAAAGTACCTCggtttttgaaaatcttttttagtTACCTTAATTTGCATTGGAAAGATCTATCCTTGTCCCAGCTGATTCACCTAATTTATATTATAGGTGAAAGTCGCCAGGTACCCCAAGACCTCATGCAAAAACTGGAATCGTTGATTCTCAAGTATATAGACTCAATCAATTTAGAGGAGATTGGTACAATCTGTTTGGGGTTCTTCAAATCAAGCAGTGGTCTCTCTGAATATGTCATGAGGAAACTTGGAGACTTGGCTTGTGCTGACATGCAGCATCTGAGTAATTATGCCCTAgtgaatattcttaaaatgttccGTTTCACTCATGTGGATCACGTAAATTTCATGAAGCAATTTGGCCAGATCGCTCCTCAGCGAATTCCTTTTCTAGGAGTTCAGGGTGTCATGCACCTGACTCTTGCTTTCTCAGCCTTACGCATCCTGGATGAAGGGCTAATGAATGCTGTGGCTGCTTCTTTGCCTCCTCGGGTGGCATTCTGTCGAAGTAAAGACATAGCCAAGATTCTGTGGTCATTTGGAACTCTGAATTATAAGCCCCCCAATACAGAAGAGTTTTATTCTAGTCTGATAAGCGAGATTCACAGAAAGATGCCTGAGTTCAGTCGATACCCAGAACACCTGCTCACCTGCCTGCTGGGCCTGGCCTTTTCTGAGTACTTTCCCTTAGAGCTCATCAACTTTGCTTTGAGTCCAGAGTTCATCAGGTTAGCTCAGGAGAGAACTAAGTTCGAACTCACTAAGGAGTTGTATACTCTTGATGGTACAGTCGGCGTTGAGTGTCTAGATTACAGAGGCAATCGTCTTACTGCTCACCTTCAGCAAGAGGGGTCGGAAATTCTGTGGAATTTAGCGAGGAGGGATATGTGCTCAAAGCCTGAATTCCAAGAGGCTCTCTTTTTACTGGAAAACCTGTTGGGTGGGCCCCAGTACgtcaaacaccatatgattttgcCTCATACCCGGTCTTCTGACTTAGAGGTCCAGCTTGACGTTAACATGAAGCCATTACCATTTAACGAAGAAGCCGTACCACTTGAAGATAAAGCCAAATTGAGGCTGAAGCATGTGGGAGTCAGCCTTACAGATGATTTGATGACTCAGCTACTAAAAGGGAAATCAAGAGTACATTTCCAGAGAGAAACTGAGTCAAAgactgagcagcaggcagagatattAGCGAAGGCAGCCATACATTTGGGGAGCTCCCCTGGCAGTGTGGCAGGCAGGTTGGGGGCCAGGGAGATGGCGGGCCCTCATCCCCCAGCCTGCCTGCAGGCCCCACAAGTGAAGCTGGCTATTCAGTTGACAAACAAGAACCAGTACTGCTACGGTTCCAGGGATCTGCTCGGGCTGCACAATATGAAGAGGCGGCAGTTGAAGCGGCTCGGGTACCGCGTGGTCGAGTTATTCCACTGGGAATGGCTTCCGCTCCTGAAACGAACTCGCTTAGAAAAGCTGATGTTCCTCCACGAGAAGGTGTTCTCCTCTGCTCTCTGA